The window CGGCTTTTGAAGGCATTGAATGTGCTTATTTTCATTAGATGTCGACTAATTTAGATAATGCTCCAATGGCAGCCATTAAAGCTTTTTGATCTTCTGCGGTACAACTTTCTGCAATTGCTTTACCAAGCCATTCATCACGTTCATGCCTAACCTGTTGTATGGTTTCAATTCCTTTTGGCGATAGTGAAATATATATTTTACGCTTATCGGTTTCGGAAACTAGCTTGTTTATTAGGGATAAATCACTTAAATGATTCAAAACCTGACCCATAGATTGGGGCGTTATTTTTTCGATTACCGCAAGCTCTGCAGATAAGTACGACTGATTTTCTAAGAGTACTAAAACCGATCGTTCAGTTTGAGAAAGGATACCATTTAATGGTGAAAGTTTGCGCATTTTTCTAACCAATCTTGTTAAAACTGGTCGAAGTTTGGCAGCTAAAATATAACTATTATTGGAACTCATATTTGTAAGTAAAACTTATAAGTTTACCTTACAAATATGATGATAAAATTTAATGATTTTGTGAAAGAAAGATTTTTTTACAATCAAAGGAAAAATATTTTAGCGAAATTATTTTTTCCAACCTTTCTTCATTTTTTTATAAGCTTTTTTGCTAATCTTCGATTTTTTCTTTGAACGTGATTTGCCTTTTTTCTTTCTTGCGTTAATATTATTGACTAAAGAATTTTTAACGCCTAATTTATTTTTTTTACCCCCCTTTTTTTTGGTGTCTTTTTTTTTGCCAACTTTTTTCTTCTTGCCTTTTTTCTTTTCCTTTGCCATTTCTGAATTTTTGATCATAGCAGCCTATTCTGCTGATGGTAAAAAAAGAACATCTTATTTAATGGAAAAGTTTAAGCTTTTCTAAAAGCAAAATAAACTTTATACGCTATAGATCACCATCGTTAAGCATTTATGTAACTGGCAGGATTTAGTTCCATTGCTAAAATAGGATAAGGTTTTCCAGCGGAATCATGGTCAAAGCGTTCCATAATTTGAAAGCCAAAATGTTTATAAAACCCTTTTGCTTGCTCGTTTTGCTCGTTTACATGTACTTTTGTGCATCTTTTTTGTTCAATGGCGAAGAGGAGCAACTGTTTTCCAATGCCTTTGTTCCTTGCGTCAGGATGAATAAAAAGCATTTGAATCATATCTTGATTTAAACCGATAAAGCCCAATATTTTAAATTCATTTCGATAACAATATAAATCCACCTGATCTAAAAATTGATTAAGGATCAAATTTTTATATGCTTTAATATCTCTTTTGGTAAGAAAATGATGTGTAGCTACAACAGATTTTTCCCAAAGCGTAATAATTTCAGGATAATCGGTTTTGGTTGGAATGTAAGGGAAAAGCTGGTTCATGTATTTTTATTCTGACTCCTAAAAGTAGTATCTATAATGGAATTTCTTTTGAACTTTTAAAATTTTTCTCTGTTCTAAAATGAATAAATGATACAATTTATTAAATTAATTGCAAAAAATGGCAACACAAAAATCAGAGCAAGAACACTTAGACGAAACCATCGAAGTGTTAGAAACAAGTATTGAAAAAGAATCTAAAACAGGTGCAAGTCCTAAAATTAACAGCTGGATTAAAACCTTGAATGAAAAAGAAGGTTTCAAAACCATTGTAAATGATCTTGAGAAACTTAAAGAAGCAATTGCTGATAAAGACGGTAAAAAGATTTATACCTTATTAGAAAAATTAGGTGAAGCAACAGTAAGTAAAGCTGAAAAAGCTAAAACTGGTGAAAGCGCATCAATTAAAAAACTTGGTCAGGCGTTAATTAAAGGTTCCGCATTTGTTAAAAAATTAGTTGGAGAAGAAAAAGAATAATCTTTTGATTATTTATCTAAACCTACTAACCGAAATCCATTGTTCTTTTACATTATATAAAAAAAGAACAATGGTTTTTTTTAATCAAAACTCATGATTGAATGATCGTCATTGGTAATCAAGAATATCTGAACGAAATATTGATTTGTAATTTCATCTAATACGTAACGATTAAAAGCAATTATTTTCCCATCTGGAGACCAGTTAACACAACCAAATAAATCGTTAGCATTTAAATCATTTTTAGTTAATTGTGTAGACTTACTTGTTTCTACATCTGTTACGAAAACAGCGTTTCCAGCAATATAAGTGATGTATTTTCCATCAGGACTAAAATTAATCCCGCCCTGAATATTAAATTTATGATTGCTGATTTGCTTAATTTTACCGCTGTTTGGCGAAACACAAAATACATTTATAAAGTTAAATTCATCTTGTGATAAAAAGGCTATCTGGGTGCCTTCGGGATTTGATCTAAGCCAATGGCGAGGGCCTTTAATACCGTATTTAGTAAAAGTAATTCGCCTTTGGGTTATACCTTTTGGCACATTAAGCCTTTTATTTTCATAACCAGGCAGCATTTGATCACCCGTTATGTCGATTAAATTTTTTGGTAAATCAACCACAAAGATTTCAGTTTTTACATTGCCATCTTCATTCTTTACATTACCTTGAAAGGCAATTGCTTTTTGTTGCCATTGGCCATTTTGCTTTAAATAACCATTCCCAATCCAACATTCGTCAAATGCTTTATTAATTTCATCTGTTTCTAATTTTGGGTTTTCAGTAATCTTTGCAATTATTATCGAAAACATAGTTCCGCTAAAATTCTCTTCATCATCTAATGTTTTAACTATAACACTTCTCGGAATCATTATACCAATAGTTCTTAGGTTTTGAACTCCTGAAAAAGTTCTACTAAATTGTTCGATTACGTAATCATCATAAGTAAAACTTAGCCAATTCCCATCTTTGCTCCAAGTATGCGCATGTGTTCCTCCACGCAAAGCACCAGCAGTGAAAGGTTTTTCAATACACCTGGCATCCATAAATATGGCTTTATTTGGATCATTTGTATTTATAGCAATCCCGGTTCGGCGGGTTATACTATATGGATTGGCTGCGTTAGAATTATTTAAGCCATGAATAAAAATCACCTTATCATCAACCGGTGAGAAAGTAGCGGCACCAACACCAGGACCAAATTCAGTCTGATTTTTGGTTTGATAAAGCATTTTAATTTCTCCAGTTTTGGTATTTACCATCGCAATACTAGCTGTTGAGGAAATCTCATTATCTTGGTTTCTAGTATCAAATACCAACCAATTGCTGTCTTTTGAGAAAACCTGAGTTGAATTCAACATATGGCCATGCGGCTCTTTGGTAAGCTGAATTTCTTTCATGTATATAATTTAATAGAAATATATTTCCTTTATTAATGGAAAAGGTTTATTTATCAACTTTATTATTAACAAATATGTGAATCTATAAAACAGAAATTGTTATAAATAGCTTTAAAGCAAATAATTATGCGCTTTTATAATGTTTTTTGTAATGGGAGTTTAGTAACTTGTCGCCTATTTTAATAATTATTTTATGAATCCAAAAGTTGACTTTTACTTTGATAAAGCTAAAAAATGGCAGGAAGAAGTTAAAAAACTAAGAGCTATTGTGCTTGCTTGTCAGTTAAATGAAGAATTAAAATGGGGCGTTCCTTGTTATACATTTCAAGGGAATAATATTGTTTTAATCCACACTTTTAAAGATTACTGTGCGCTGTTGTTTTTCAAGGGTGTTTTGCTAAATGATGCTGAAGGTATTTTAATTCAACAGACTGAAAATGTACAATCTGGGCGACAAATACGATTCATAAATTTCCAAGAGATAATTCAGTTAGAACCTATTTTAAAAGCTTATTTATATGAAGCGATTGAAGTTGAAAAAGCTGGTTTAAAAGTGGAATTTAAAAAAACAGAAGAGTTTTCTATTCCAACGGAATTTCAAAACAAATTGGATGAAAATTCTGCCTTGAAAATCGCTTTTGAAGCATTAACTCCAGGACGACAAAGAGCTTATAAATTGCATTTTTCTGCGCCAAAACAATCTAAAACCCGAGAAGCAAGGGTGGAAAAATGTACTCCACAAATCCTTGATGGAAAAGGGTTAAATGATTAATAAGCTTCCTAAATCAGTAAATTATTAAAAATATTTATTGATCAACCAACAGTTTCTGCGTTAATATTTTTATTATAAAAGCTATTTACTATTTAAATTGCTTTTTGTATTTTGATCCATTATTTATTAAAAACGCTAATCTAATTAGATAAATAAATAACAAAATGGTACTTATTTCTTGCTTAAAGCGATTTAAGTATTTTTCCTACGAATGATAGTAAACTTATCAATATAGTTATGCAAGATTACAAATGGTCAAATTAACGGGCCTAAATATTGGTATAATTCATAACACTTACCTTAAAAAGGGAGGTGAAGATCAGGTTGCTGAAAATGAATATCAATTGCTAATTAAAAATAATCTGAATGCTTATTTCTTAAAATTTCAGAATCCTGAAGGAAGATTTAAACAATTTTTTACTTTCATAAATTTGCCATTTAATGTAGTTTCATTTTTTAGATGTTATAAGTGGTTTAAGCGATATAATATAAACGTACTGCATGTTCACAATTGGTTTTTTACTGCATCACCATCTATTTTATGGGCAGCAAAACTCTGCAAAGTTAAAGTCATTATTACCATACATAATTATAGAATGATATGCCCAACGGCAACATTAACTTTCAATGGCAACCCTTTTAATGAAAGTATAAATAATGATTTTTCGTGGAAGGCTATTAAGCAAGGTGTATATCGCAATTCAACGTTTCTCACCTTTTATTTAGTTTTTTCAATGTGGTTAAATAATAAAATTGGAACTTGGAAACTGGTGGAAAAATATATTATTTTAACCCAGCATTCAAAAACTATTTTCGAAAAGAGTTACCTGGATTACTTAAGCAAAAAATTGATAATTAAACCAAATTTTGTTCCTGAATGCAAATTGCTTAATCAGCAGATAAATGGAAATCACTTCCTTTTTGTTGGAAGATTGTCTGTAGATAAGGGAGTTATGTTAATGCTTTCGGCATTTAAAAACACCCAACATCAATTAAGAATTATTGGCGAAGGGCCTTTGCAAAATGTAGTTGAGGCCTTTGCTAATGAAAATGAAAATATAACCTATCTAGGCTTTCAAAATAAAGAATTTATAGATCAGCAGCTAAATTTATGTAGCGCATTATTATTTCCATCTGTTGGTTTTGAAACATTTGGCTTAATAATGATTGAGGCTTTTGCCTCTTCAGTACCAGTTATTGCTAGCAATTATAGTTCGGCGGCTTTAATTGTTCAGCATGAATATAATGGATTGCATTTTGAAAACGGTAACCTGCAAGAACTTAAAAAAATATTAGATGAATGGGCTTCGCTTGATGTATTGGTAAAAATTAAATACAAACAAAATGCCCATCAAACTTATTTAAATAGCTATACCGCTGAAAAGAATTTGGAACAATTAATTCAAATCTATCAATCAGGTTTTATTGCAAATAAAAATGATTAAAACGATAACAACAAGTTGGGATGATGGCCATCCACTTGATTTCCGCCTAGCCGAATTATTGGAAAAATATAACTTGAAAGGCACTTTTTATGTACCAAAAAACAATCCTCAAAATAAGGTGATGAACGAAAATGATCTTAATTTATTAGGTAAAAGATTTGAAATTGGAGGTCATACGTTAAATCATGTTAATTTAAAAAATATTGATTTAAAGTTTTTAAAACCTGAAATTGAAGGAAGTTATCACTGGATAAAAGATGTTACAGGTAAAAATCCAAGCTCGTTTTGTCCGCCTTTTGGAGCGTACAACAATTCGGTTATCGAAGTGATTAAGCAAGCAGGTTTCTCGAAAATTAGATCGACTCAATTGTTATCTATTAATCCACCAAATCCGGTTGCGCATACTACAATTCAAATGTATAGTCATACCTCTTTCACTTATACAAAACATCTTTTAAAAAGAGCTAGAATAAACGGTTTAATGTTTTGGTTATCAAAAGGTACCACATCTAATCTTCTAAAATTGGCTGATATTTACTTAGAACAGGTAGAACAAATTGGCGGCAATTTTCATTTGTGGGGTCATTCTTGGGAGATAGAAAAATATAATCTATGGTTAAAATTGGAAGAATTATTAAAACATCTTTCCAACCGAAATGGCTATCAATATATAGAGAATAAAGATTTATAATTATCTTTTCATTTTGCTTATTAAGTACTTTCTAATGGGTAAGTCTACATAAATTAGCGTTAAATAGGCCAGGCCGATAAATAAAATAGTACCTATCGGGATTATAGTTGCCATTTGGCCCATAGTTGGTTTATTTAATTCTACATAACTCAAAAACATCCATAAGAAAGGATAATGAATCATGTATAGTGGATAGGAAATATCGCCAGAAAATTTACAATATTTTAGATGATTTGTGCGTAAATGAGCACCGGCGCCCAAGGCAACAAGTAGTGGGAAATAGATTATCACTATAATGGAATCGATTATCCAACTATATTTATTCGAAAATGGGACTAAAAATGCAAGGATTAATAAGAATGATAAGGATAAAAAGCCGAGTGGGGATTTAATTATCCACTTAGATTTATAAACTAATATGCCTGCGACGAAGGAATATAGAACCCTTGCTCCGCCACCAATAAAAGTATCTCCGCCCCAGCCAACGCCAATATATCCGTATTGATGTGCTGAAAATACAAGAATGACGGCAGCAACAATGGCTAAAATTAAAATGGATTTTTTAGGCAGTTTGAATAGAACTAATGCGTAAAAAATATTAGCAATATATTCCCAAAATAAAGACCACATTGGCGGATTTAAATGAAAAAGATTAAGATATCGCTCGGTTACAATGGGTAGAGGGATTAAAAAGCAGGCTGAAATGAACATAGAAATCGATTTCCCCAAGCCATAGGTTTCAAATAATTTACTGTATGGATCAAAAATAAATGTTAAGAGACCCAAAATAGCGCCGATAATTACTAGGGGATGAAGCCTGATTAACCGCATTTTAAAAAAGGTTAGTATGCCAATCTCTTTTATTTTCGTATCATAAGCATATGCAATCACAAATCCTGATAGGCAGAAGAAGAAATCGACAGCAAGGTAGCTATGGGCAATAAAATTATCATGATAATCTGGAGCTGCGAACTCCATAAAATGAAAAATAACTACACAAACCGCTGCAACGCCTCTTAGACCATCTAAAATTTGAAAATGTTGTTTATGCTTGAGGATATTAGGTAAGGGTTTATTTATAGGCATACTTGATTTTACAAAACTAAACTGCAATCTAAAATTGCGCTTTTGCTAAAAAACTCAGCGTTATAAATATAGGATAAGAACGTTATATAAAATGTAAAATATAAGTGATGGTGAGAACGTAATCATTAGTTTTTACAAAAATGTATAGCGTTTAGTGAACCAATGGGTAAAACTTCTATTTTGATAGCGATTATTGTACTTCGTTTGTGCTAGTTTTTTTTAATGTGCTGTAACCCGCAGCTTGTTTATTTTACACTAATTCTTTCTACTACAGCTTTGCCATTAGACTCATCAGTTCCTTCGATTTCAGCATATTTAACATTTGGAAGCCAAAAAGAACCACCTTCAATTCGTACAAAAAGTCTCCTAACTAAAATCGTTTTGTTATTTATGTTTACGGAAACATGATAACTTTTATCATTGGATCTACTTAAAATAAAGGCTAATTTTTTATAGGATACAAACCTGAGTTCGTACTGATCTTTCTTAATTTCTTTTATGTCAAGTCCGTAAGCGAATTTTTTTTGAATATAACCAAGGTCTTTTTTCACTCCTTTCTCTGCGTATCTTATCCAATAAATATGAATCGGATTTGAAACATCAATGTTGCCTTGCGCATTTAGATTAATGGCATAAATAAGTGTATTCGTATTTGGATCTCGTTGAAGGTAAAACAATAAGTTATCAATATTTTTTGGTGTCGGAAAATTTATAGTCGACGGATTTTTAGATTGTGCAGCTAAATTTTTCACATAAAATAGTGAAACTATAAGTATAAGAATTACTTTGGAGGTAAATATTTTTGTGGCAAAATCTATGTGGTTATTTAATTTTATCGGCATTGGGTTCGAATAAAAACGCTTACTTATGCATAAATGTCACTGTGTTTTTTTAATCCACATGTCTCAACTTTTTTATTTGCATTAGTCTTTATGCTAAATACCCAAAACTTCATTAAAGGGTAATTGAATCCATAAGAAACAATGCTGTCAATTAAAAGTCGACCAATTCTATAATCCATATTAAGCGTTTGATGTAATAAATAAGTGCCGGTAGATTTTAAAGATATACTACCTAATACAACGCTAAAAAACCTAAAAGCTTGCTTTTTTGCTGGTATGGCGTAGCCATTATTATTTATGAAAGCCCAATATCTATTAATAAAAAAGTTAACGGCTCCGCCAATTGTTCCTGATATTAAGATGGAAAACGCAAAGTGAATGTGAAGTTTTTCAGTTAACAAAATCATTAGTCCATAATCGGTAACTCCTCCCGAAAACGCTGAAACTTGGGCTTTAAGGAAAATTTTGACTGATTTTATTTTGATCACTGTCGCTTTTCCTCCTCATCTTTCCTATCTCCTAAATTTAATAGATTTATAGAATCTTTGATGTTAATGAACAAAAGTAATAGGGTAACAATAGCAGCTAGATAAGTAATTGAGCCCGGTAATATAATTTCGAAAAGGAGAATAAATGCAATAATTACGCGTAGCTCAGTTGGACCAAGTTTGCCAGAATCTATGTTATATATGCCAGCAATTTTATACCTTAATAATGAAATAATCATCGACCAACCGTAGAAAACAACAAACAGAAAGCCTAATACTTTAGAATATATAGGCGCATAAAAGTAATAGCCAAGTCCGATCAGAATTATGCTCAACCAATCCATCATGATGTCAAGCGCAAAACCATACCATTTTCTTTGAATTTGGCGATAATAAGCAAGCCTTCCATCGAGCGAATCACCAATCCAATTTACCATTAATCCTAATAGGCCAATAGAAAGATAAATCCGACCGTAGTAAATTGCTAAAATAAAGGCTGAAAAAACTATTATTGAACCAATAAAGCCAACAATAGTCATTTTATTTGGGGTAATAAATGGCGGAACTTTTTCTAGTAAATAACGTATTAAACGCTGTTCGCCTTTCTTTAAAATATTTGTCCTTGCACGATCTTCAAATAAATTTTCAGGTTTGATAGTTCTTTTGTCGTCAGCCGATTTCAATGCCATTGTATGTTGCTATAATGATTCCTGAAATAATTACGTTTTCTGGTTTGTATAATTTTACTGCGATTCTCTTTGGAAAGCTTTTTAAAAATTGAGTCGAGCGCTGTAGTTTTCCTGATCTAACCAGGTAGCCAAATAATAAAATAAATAACATAGATTATTTAATTATTCCTGCAAAACGCTGGTAAAATACAGTTGGACTATTTTCATCTTTGGGCGCATATTTTCCTGCAATAATCGGAACGTAAATTACCCTTCTTCTACTTTGCTCGCCTCGAACGGAAGATTCAGCAACTCTATGCCATAATCGGCCGTCATGTACGGTTAAGTCGCCGGCGTTTGGCAGTATTGAAACTTCTGCGGTATCTGGATTATTATCTAAAAAATACTTTTTTCTGAACAGCATTTGATAAATATTTTGTTTATGCGTTCCAGGAATGATTTTTAAACCACCATTTTCAGGCTGCTGTGTGCTCAAATGAATACCCACATTGAGCATCGGATTTAATTTTCCACCGTAAAAAATATCCCTTAAACCATCAGTGTGCCAGCCCATTTTACTAAACTTACTTTCAGGGCCATTTATATAGTGGTTAAAAACCATTCCATCTTTT is drawn from Pedobacter mucosus and contains these coding sequences:
- a CDS encoding GNAT family N-acetyltransferase yields the protein MNQLFPYIPTKTDYPEIITLWEKSVVATHHFLTKRDIKAYKNLILNQFLDQVDLYCYRNEFKILGFIGLNQDMIQMLFIHPDARNKGIGKQLLLFAIEQKRCTKVHVNEQNEQAKGFYKHFGFQIMERFDHDSAGKPYPILAMELNPASYINA
- a CDS encoding DUF3748 domain-containing protein is translated as MKEIQLTKEPHGHMLNSTQVFSKDSNWLVFDTRNQDNEISSTASIAMVNTKTGEIKMLYQTKNQTEFGPGVGAATFSPVDDKVIFIHGLNNSNAANPYSITRRTGIAINTNDPNKAIFMDARCIEKPFTAGALRGGTHAHTWSKDGNWLSFTYDDYVIEQFSRTFSGVQNLRTIGIMIPRSVIVKTLDDEENFSGTMFSIIIAKITENPKLETDEINKAFDECWIGNGYLKQNGQWQQKAIAFQGNVKNEDGNVKTEIFVVDLPKNLIDITGDQMLPGYENKRLNVPKGITQRRITFTKYGIKGPRHWLRSNPEGTQIAFLSQDEFNFINVFCVSPNSGKIKQISNHKFNIQGGINFSPDGKYITYIAGNAVFVTDVETSKSTQLTKNDLNANDLFGCVNWSPDGKIIAFNRYVLDEITNQYFVQIFLITNDDHSIMSFD
- a CDS encoding YdeI/OmpD-associated family protein, with translation MNPKVDFYFDKAKKWQEEVKKLRAIVLACQLNEELKWGVPCYTFQGNNIVLIHTFKDYCALLFFKGVLLNDAEGILIQQTENVQSGRQIRFINFQEIIQLEPILKAYLYEAIEVEKAGLKVEFKKTEEFSIPTEFQNKLDENSALKIAFEALTPGRQRAYKLHFSAPKQSKTREARVEKCTPQILDGKGLND
- a CDS encoding glycosyltransferase family 4 protein: MVKLTGLNIGIIHNTYLKKGGEDQVAENEYQLLIKNNLNAYFLKFQNPEGRFKQFFTFINLPFNVVSFFRCYKWFKRYNINVLHVHNWFFTASPSILWAAKLCKVKVIITIHNYRMICPTATLTFNGNPFNESINNDFSWKAIKQGVYRNSTFLTFYLVFSMWLNNKIGTWKLVEKYIILTQHSKTIFEKSYLDYLSKKLIIKPNFVPECKLLNQQINGNHFLFVGRLSVDKGVMLMLSAFKNTQHQLRIIGEGPLQNVVEAFANENENITYLGFQNKEFIDQQLNLCSALLFPSVGFETFGLIMIEAFASSVPVIASNYSSAALIVQHEYNGLHFENGNLQELKKILDEWASLDVLVKIKYKQNAHQTYLNSYTAEKNLEQLIQIYQSGFIANKND
- a CDS encoding polysaccharide deacetylase family protein — translated: MIKTITTSWDDGHPLDFRLAELLEKYNLKGTFYVPKNNPQNKVMNENDLNLLGKRFEIGGHTLNHVNLKNIDLKFLKPEIEGSYHWIKDVTGKNPSSFCPPFGAYNNSVIEVIKQAGFSKIRSTQLLSINPPNPVAHTTIQMYSHTSFTYTKHLLKRARINGLMFWLSKGTTSNLLKLADIYLEQVEQIGGNFHLWGHSWEIEKYNLWLKLEELLKHLSNRNGYQYIENKDL
- a CDS encoding acyltransferase family protein, whose product is MPINKPLPNILKHKQHFQILDGLRGVAAVCVVIFHFMEFAAPDYHDNFIAHSYLAVDFFFCLSGFVIAYAYDTKIKEIGILTFFKMRLIRLHPLVIIGAILGLLTFIFDPYSKLFETYGLGKSISMFISACFLIPLPIVTERYLNLFHLNPPMWSLFWEYIANIFYALVLFKLPKKSILILAIVAAVILVFSAHQYGYIGVGWGGDTFIGGGARVLYSFVAGILVYKSKWIIKSPLGFLSLSFLLILAFLVPFSNKYSWIIDSIIVIIYFPLLVALGAGAHLRTNHLKYCKFSGDISYPLYMIHYPFLWMFLSYVELNKPTMGQMATIIPIGTILFIGLAYLTLIYVDLPIRKYLISKMKR
- a CDS encoding DUF4833 domain-containing protein, with the protein product MPIKLNNHIDFATKIFTSKVILILIVSLFYVKNLAAQSKNPSTINFPTPKNIDNLLFYLQRDPNTNTLIYAINLNAQGNIDVSNPIHIYWIRYAEKGVKKDLGYIQKKFAYGLDIKEIKKDQYELRFVSYKKLAFILSRSNDKSYHVSVNINNKTILVRRLFVRIEGGSFWLPNVKYAEIEGTDESNGKAVVERISVK
- a CDS encoding GtrA family protein, with the protein product MIKIKSVKIFLKAQVSAFSGGVTDYGLMILLTEKLHIHFAFSILISGTIGGAVNFFINRYWAFINNNGYAIPAKKQAFRFFSVVLGSISLKSTGTYLLHQTLNMDYRIGRLLIDSIVSYGFNYPLMKFWVFSIKTNANKKVETCGLKKHSDIYA
- a CDS encoding CDP-alcohol phosphatidyltransferase family protein — translated: MALKSADDKRTIKPENLFEDRARTNILKKGEQRLIRYLLEKVPPFITPNKMTIVGFIGSIIVFSAFILAIYYGRIYLSIGLLGLMVNWIGDSLDGRLAYYRQIQRKWYGFALDIMMDWLSIILIGLGYYFYAPIYSKVLGFLFVVFYGWSMIISLLRYKIAGIYNIDSGKLGPTELRVIIAFILLFEIILPGSITYLAAIVTLLLLFINIKDSINLLNLGDRKDEEEKRQ
- a CDS encoding phytanoyl-CoA dioxygenase family protein; translated protein: MATAYPTFILSDKLTTEQLDFFQKHGFIHFKNFIAPKTVDAIIEASRQVERKWIKNDIKKINGVPIKYGKDLNGLPIVQRFAFINQHHQTLSGLLLDPRFTALLELAGNGARLGTEEKDGMVFNHYINGPESKFSKMGWHTDGLRDIFYGGKLNPMLNVGIHLSTQQPENGGLKIIPGTHKQNIYQMLFRKKYFLDNNPDTAEVSILPNAGDLTVHDGRLWHRVAESSVRGEQSRRRVIYVPIIAGKYAPKDENSPTVFYQRFAGIIK